One Arachis hypogaea cultivar Tifrunner chromosome 18, arahy.Tifrunner.gnm2.J5K5, whole genome shotgun sequence genomic window, tttaaaaaaaaaaaaaattgcattagaGATTAGACTAATAAAGAATGCAAAAGAATATAGAAAACTGACGCTTGTGATACGTGGGGTCCAATGCAACAGTCCCATTAGCTTTTGCTGATTCCACTTCCAAATATAAATGCCTCTCTCTAACCATTGTCTCCTTCGTTTCTCCGTTGCGCAAACACACACCCAAACGCGGCCTTAATTCAATTACCTGAATGCAAACAAGAAGAAATTAGAAGAAACATGAGAAGGCCATTGAGACAAGTGAGCTGCCaccacaacaagaagaagaagcaggacCTCTTGGACGCTCTTCCAGACGACGTCGTCGTTTCAATTCTCTCTAAGCTCACCTCCACTGCCTCTTCTCCTTGCGATCTAATCAACGTTCTTTCCACGTAAGTTTTATTGTatcttcattcattcattttctCGTAAcaaagatttcaaaaatttaagtaataaataaatatgaaattataaacACAGATGCAAGAGATTGAACCGTTTAGGCCTGAACCGTGTCGTTTTATCCAAAGCTGGTCCAAAACTATTCGCCATTAAAGCCAAAAACTGGTCGGAATCAGCTCACCGGTTTCTCAGAAACTGCGTTAACGCCGGGAACCTCCACGCATCCTACACTCTCGGAATGGTTAGTAATCAGTTAACACTAATAAACGACGCACTCATTCAAAACGCAAcattctcttatttatttatttatttttttttttttggtgtagaTCCGATTTTACTGTTTGGAAAACAGGGAGAGCGGGTTATCGTTGATGGCGAAGGCTGCGATGAAATCTCACGCGCCGGCTCTGTACTCTTTGGCGGTTATACAGTTCAACGGCAGCGGAGGCACGAAAGGCGACAAGGACCTACGCGCGGGCGTGGCGCTGTGCGCACGCGCCTCGCTTCTCGGCCACATTGACGCGCTCAGAGAGCTCGGACACTGCCTCCAAGACGGTTACGGCGTTCGCCAGAACGTGGCAGAGGGAAGAAAGCTCCTCGTCCAGGCAAACGCGCGAGAGCTCGCGTTCGTGTTACGCGCGGTGGCGCGGTCTTCCTCTTCGGCGTCGTTGCTGACGTGGCGAAACACGCTGAGCAACCATTCGTCGTCGGCGGCGTCGGTTTCGGCTGCAGTGTGTCCGTTGCTTAGTGATTACGGTTACAGTGTTGCGGTTCCC contains:
- the LOC112771088 gene encoding F-box protein At1g67340; protein product: MRRPLRQVSCHHNKKKKQDLLDALPDDVVVSILSKLTSTASSPCDLINVLSTCKRLNRLGLNRVVLSKAGPKLFAIKAKNWSESAHRFLRNCVNAGNLHASYTLGMIRFYCLENRESGLSLMAKAAMKSHAPALYSLAVIQFNGSGGTKGDKDLRAGVALCARASLLGHIDALRELGHCLQDGYGVRQNVAEGRKLLVQANARELAFVLRAVARSSSSASLLTWRNTLSNHSSSAASVSAAVCPLLSDYGYSVAVPEVQPANWFLREWFESGRGRLGNGLRLCAHIGCGRPETRPHEFRRCSVCGKVNYCSRGCQALDWKLRHKMECSPADIWPEEEDGGGAVVVGGGDGDGVGNDVDVRNGVV